In Rhodamnia argentea isolate NSW1041297 chromosome 1, ASM2092103v1, whole genome shotgun sequence, the genomic window ACAGTCTAGAATTCCAGCTTTACAGTCAGAGTCCGACGAGCTTCGATTTCTCTATTGCAGTCGTTTGCTTTTCATTTCTAGCCAAACATCTAGCATCCATAGGTGAAAAGAGACTTACCTGCTCATCTTTGCGCCTCGATATACATCCATTGAAGACTCCTACCTTGCGACTCCGGTGAGGTACGGGAAGGGTTTGGTCGACGGTTTTCATGCAATAGATGCGCAAAGAAAGGCGCAGCAAGCATCTTTGATAGATTCAAAGCAAACATGTGAACTAACAACGCGATCAGAGGTATTCTCTTGGGGTTCAAATTCGGATCTCGTTGTAACATTTTGTCGAACGGTCGGCATGCAGTCTTTAAAAACGTAAACCATTGATCCACTATTTGAATCAAACAAAAATAAGGCTGGATTTGTGTTAAACAGACTTAGATCTACAATCGGTTTACGTTGTTTCAATCAACAGCGGATCAAACTCCAGAATCACAGTAAGTCGAGAAGAATAAGGGCAAGCGAAGACTGACCTGTGTTCGTCCGAGCGTCGGCGACATGATCCGTCCTCTTGATCTCTGTCTCGTATTTCCTTTCTTGATGAAGTTCTCGAGTGAAAGTCCGCGAAGGACCTCTGATGAACGTCAATGGTCTCCGTGCTCTCCTCGTGTGTCTCACCAAACGGAGTCTCCCCTCGAGCTCGATGAAGCTCTCcttcaatcttttcttttttgttctgttgTAGCCACCCCGTTTTCTCGTTCACTTCTTCTTTTATGTTGCAACCGAAATCCCAAAACCGCCTGGAGGTTCTGGTGCACGCGAGAGAAAACTGGGCTCCCCAAAAAATCCACCCCCTCCAGTTCGTTATGCTCGCTCTTCGATCCTTGGGGAAAGGATGGGTCGATGAGGAGATCCCTCTTTGTGATTTGGTTCCccccctttttcttcaaaaatttgactttcatttAGTCTTTTTGCTTCTGCTTCCTGGCGTGCGAGCGAAGAACCTGCAGAATATCTTCTTGCGTGAGTTTTTTTTGCTTGACCTAGTCAACTCGTTGACTTGGTCAAGATTTTCTTTAatggtaattttcttttatgccTAATTCAACACTCATCCGAcccatttttttgcaattttaagctCCAAAATTGGATTTGGCAAAACGAATGTTATCCAGGTGAcaagtttgggaaaaattggTTCAATTTAGCAAAAAACCCCTAAATTTCAAGATTAGTTCGGATGTAAAATGTGTTCAATTAGGGCTCTTAAAGATCGATTCGTGTCAATCTGACCTCACCAATGTGCTTAGAATGCTGAAAAACTTGTGGGTCAATGTTCATTTCTGCATGGGTTCGATTTTACAATCGCCAATTTGACCTTGATTGAAAATCGCGGATTATATCGGAAATGCAATAGGTCCAATTTGTAacctgctcaaaaattgaaatttattggaccaaaatgcaattaaaggtgtaggaatgaaatgtcataactgactcaaagtaagaaaaacaatagaaagacctcaaatgattttttttgctcaatttaggtccacatttgtaaagactcatgtgaccagaagttgaatttttcaatttttaaatggccaaaatgaagagggaattaaaggaaaaatattggatattttcccatattttttaggccgaaaatgctattttttgtgaattttgggtatttttctaatataccaaaaatatcaaaaattgtgaaaaataccgaaaattattttttgttcaaaaatggatccttaaacttggccaaggcttccaaaattgatttttcaattttatgaatttttatggatttttgaaaaattttctaaagaaaaagcgattaaaaatcaagtgttaaCACGGGGTTTCAGGATGATAGGAGATCCACTACGGGTTATTATACATTTGTCGGAGGAAATCTAGTGTAGTGGAAGAGTAAGAAACAGAGTGTTGTTGCCCGCTCTAGTGCTAATTCGGAATATAGAGCCATGTCACAAGCTACATGTGAATTAGTGTGGATTCAACAGCTATTGACTGAGTTAGGCTTGAGAGCTTCAATTCCTATGTCTTTATGGTGTGATAATAAGACTGCAGTGCATATAGTTTCCAACCCCTTGtttcatgagagaacaaaacatATTGAGGTTGATTGTCATTTTATTCGAGAGAAGTTGCAAAGCGGAATGATTCTTCCTAGTCATGTTAGAACTGGTGAACAATTTGCGGACATTTTTACTAAACCTTTGAGTAACGGGAGgataaaatatatttgtaacaaactGGGTATGATTAATATCTATGCTCcggcttgagggggagtgttagaagtATCAAGGGTAAAGTAGTCTTTTGGATTTATTTGGTTACCAATGTATAAATACCACTTTACTAAATAATATCATacgtttctttttcctctaacaGGAACACACTCAGATAAGAGCAAGAGACAATTCACTCATCAGTGATCCTAATTCAGTTTCACCCAAAGTAGAGACGGAGAAGCTATTCGTTCTTGCACTTTCTGCTTTAGGAAGAGGAAGACCACCCAATGGCTGAACTAAAGAATTTGCCCTTGTGGGTGTAATGTCATGTCCAAGTTTACCAGTTCATAGTGCTGATTAAACTCTCTGCTTTCTCATGCGGAATCAAAGCAGGAGTTGTCTTCTGAAGGGTTTGCTCCCCTTGCTCCTATCAGCAACCCATCTGCCACAAACACCGCCACCAAACCATACGTCAGCAGCAGCTTCATCGCTCCATTTTCCCAGCCTTCATGGTTCACGCCGAGTGCAGTGAAGATGGCTTTCCACTTCTCAACGGTCACATCTGGTGGTCCATCAAGCATCACCACATGGAGTGTTTCAATCCCGATGTCGGAGGCAGCTTAATCTGTCAATGTAATGCCTCCACTTTGGACCTCCAAGAAATTCCGCTCCTGGCAGTGAGTCTACTAATATCCCTACATATTCTGCCACCTAAAGACCCAGTGGTGGCTTCATACATCCCACACCCTTTGGCCTTCTTACTATGACTGCTCGGGCAAATTCCACTGTTTATGACTTTCCAAGCACCCAATCGACCCAAAATACTTGACCATCAAAATTTCCCTTTGTAAGCAAAATTGAGGGAGATGGCAGAAAGATCAGATCTACCTGAGAATTTGCAGCAGCTGTCGGCAAATTAAAGCCTCCACAGATGCCCCGACACAAGCTCCTACAGAACGTCCGCACGCAAAATCCATGTCTGAATCTGCTATGCATGACAACAAGCGCAAGAGTCCTGAAGAATTAAGATGGCAATGCCATAAATCCAAAGCTACCACAATTTCTCTTTGCATCTTCTGAATCTTTACAAGCTCctcaaactatgcaatgtactGACCTGTTAAATATGCAAATCCTTTGACACAGAGAGAAAGTTGGAGAGCAGGTTGATCCAGTCAGTAAGATGGCTTTGCATGATCCGCACTCATTTTTTCCAGTAATGATGCTTCCGGTGATTCCCACCCTTACCCACATTTTTTGTGCACTCCCCCAAAAAATATGATTTCTGGACCCCGTACAGGCTTTTATGCTTTAGCACTTCTTGGAAGGAACATTCTTGTTCTTCGCATTCCGTCTAACTCGATGGGGCTAAACTACTTCCCCACTACGGTTTCTAGGGAAAAGTATTATCCATCCTTCAACATACAGGCCATGCGAGCAGCTATGGATTCTCTTAGCAAGATGCTCCGTCGCCTATGAGCAAGCTTGATGACTTTGAAACACGATTACATCCTTTCCTAggttctttttcgtttttccttttattcatCTTCTCTACTTTTTGTGTTTTCTGGTGACAAGGATTGCATGGCTGCAGTAGggtaagggtttttttttttttaaaactactTTATGATAAGGATTCAATGATTCCAAAGTCAGTGACACATCTACATACTTATTTTACAAGGTTGTGCGTGTATTTAGCTTGACAAAGTCATTTGGGGCAGAAGTTTGGTTGGTTTTCTATGCAATAAACTTGTTTTCGCATAGAAGAATCTGAAGTTCATTTTTAGTTTCAATCAAACGAAAAACAAGAAAGTAAACGAGACAATTGGCATTACATAAGACGTTGAATCCTCTAAAGGTATCAATTTGTTTACACTAGATTACAGACACACCAAAGAAGAATCAAGTCATATAACAGAGCATTGGCAAGGCCTAGATCAAAGCTCTCCAAACTATCCTAACTGAAGAACAGAGTTTTCTTTAAGGGAAGCACATCCTAGAATCGAGCCCGATGCAGTCAGACACATTGGTCTCGTCTCACGCCACTTCAAAGGGAACTTTGAAGGGTCACAGACTCTCACCAATCCTAGTTTGACAATATCAAATCTCCCAGCTCCCGATTCTTCCCACTTGAGAACCTTCCCACCTAACACATACAGTTCATGTCCAAGACCAGCAAAACCATAGTCAAAGACTTCTAATGGTCGTGAGTGGACAGGAAGGAAAACAGAAGGAACTTTCCCCACATTGTACCATTCTCCTTTGGCAGTATCCCTCGTCTTAATTAAGCTCTCACCCCAATCTACAATAGTGTATACACGATCATTTTCAATGACCTGTACAGCTACTTGCATTGCTCTAGAAAAAGGCCAATTATCCTCTACTGTGTTCCACAATCCAGATAATGGACAGAAAACTTCAGATGAATTTTGGTCCAAAAGTCCTACTTGATCACTGAGAACATGAAATTTGCCGTTGTATGACAAGCCTATGCAATCCATTTGGGGATTGGGCATTGGTGGCAGTTCTTCCCATCTGCAATGTCCAAGCTTGAAAAACTTAGGTTGTCTCAAAAAGAAGAGTTAAACAAGAAATTTGGTGGAACAATTTAAAAGCAACTTCCAACCTACAATATCAGtgttgaagaaaggaaaagaaaaagctaaaCAAGTGGGTGGGTGAGCATATTTCAGAACCAAAGTGGACATGGAGAACCATGCACTTTTGCCACTTTAGGTGCCAAGGGCATAAGACAATAGAAAGAAAGTACAAAGCGCAAGACTTGTAGCATGATACTGTGGCAGTACACATACTTGTTTGACAATGGATTGTAACATTCAGCAAGAGTGAGGCCTCTCGGGCATGAAAGATTGCGACCCCCAGCTACATACACCTTTCCCGAGATGACGCAACACGCAAAGTGTGAACGAGGTGTTTGCATACTTGACACCATAGTCCATCCTTTTCTGAAAGGGTCAAATTGGTAGACATCATTGGTTATGATAGGCTTCTGATGAGGGTATCCTGGATCACTTGATGCATAAGCCCCACCAATGACAAGGAATCTGTCACCAACGCAAACACATGAAAAGCCAGTGTGCTTCCAGTCAGGATGCATTCTTGGCATCTTCGGTATAGGATGCCATCTATCAGCTTCGGGATCATAAGCAACCCACTGGTTGTCGGAGCCCTCAGTGAGAACGAATAACCAATCCCCAGACCAGCCTTCCCTAGCCTTGAAGTTGGCGTATTCCATGCCTCGTGTAACTTCTCTCCACTTCTTCGAGACTGTTTCTAGCAGCCCCTGGAACCCATGAGACACTCTGGCCAAGCATCTCAAGGCCAGATCATCTGGCAATCCTGGAATTATAGGTTCATGAGGAGATTCCCTGAAAGACAACATTGAGTAGAAGGGAAATTAGAGGCAGACCAGAAGAATGAAAACAAGTACTGCATGGATAGACAGATAAAAGGCGAGGATTTAAGGACAGATCAATCACTCGGAGAGGCTATCAACAGGACAGAAAAGAGAGGGGGATTTCTAGTCATAGCAAAATAGCCAAGTGAAAAATAAGCGTTGTTTCTTTCCACTACAGGACCCAAACTAACAACTGGGTGTCGTCCTTCCTAAGCAAGCATCTTACGAAAGATAAAAGCTTTGAACATCTAAATCGAGCGAATCTTCCGTAATTTGTCCTAATGTCAATCCAGCTCAATCAAGATCAGACAAAGCCAAGCTCAAGTATCTTCGCACTATCCTCTACCTTGAGCTCATATAGTCCTCAAACAGGAAGCAGCGTCTTAGAATCAGAGCACCATAATCCATAATCGAATGCACTGCAACCTTTAAACAAGGAAATGAATTGAAGATTCGCGAAGCCACTTACATCGATTCGGTACCTCACAAAGGATCATCCACTTGAACCCCACGAACCCAACAAACCTATTCTACGAACAACAGGCACGTACTGTGCGGACCACCTGCAAAGCCGAAACCGGAAGTACCCTCAGAAGAAAGCGGGCCGACCGATCCGATGAGTTGAGATGCAGAGACCAGATGGAAGAGCGAAAccggggaagaagacgaagagggAAATTTACGACGGTGAGAGAGCAGCATGCGAGAGAAGGAAGGGTCGACGGCTCTCGAAGTTGCCGCGAGAGGAGGAGGCCTCGCCGTTTGATACGACGAAGGgtaaggttgaagacgatggtGGTGATGATGCGTCGTCGTGGCCAAGAGATCCTGAGCGACAACCACACAGCGGAGAAATGTAATTTCCGACACATTATTATCTGTTTCGGTTTTGCTAAACCTACGGTGCCCCTCCGACCTAGACGCGACaaccgaaccggaccgggcCGGTTCGGTCCGGGCCTATCTAAAACTTGAGCTTCCTTCTTGCTTCTCTCCTGTTCCAAAATTCCAGCTAAATCAAAGCATAAGAATGATGTGATACAAGACAAGCTCAGCTGTAAGTCCTGGTCAGTGTGCTTCTCCTTCCGTCGCATCTCCTGAAGCTCCAGTTTTTCATCTCTATATAGATTCAACTTTCTATTTACTCGTGGAATTCGGGGTGATTCGGAGGATTCTCACGTTTCCTttcttttcgaaaattcataCATTCCTTATCAGTGCATAAACAATTATCTTTCGAGCACAGATTTAGGCTTGGCCTTAAtgggaaaataaaatggagCAATGGTGAGATGGGGAGTTATTTCTCGAGTATGAAAAGGTTTGAGGTGAGGAGCCGGTCGAAGTTTCGACCATCTTTATCGACAAATGGAAGCCTTTCgagtatttttctttaatgtCAAGACTGAGAATAAGTCATGCTCAAGCTTAGAAGTATGGCTTAGGTGTTTGTAACGAACCAACGACAGAGATGGTCCTGAGAGGTGGTTTTAAGCTCGGTACTCTTCCACGGAAGAATTTTGGGTCTTTGTTAACTTCGTCTAATTTGGCTAATAAAAAGTACGGACCCCGCTTTTTCTtgatcatttttctctcttgcgTGGCTAAAATCACGTCGTTTTGggccaaattcaatttttaatatgatttttattttaattattttaataaaaaattagtagtgggataaaaaaaaaatctcaatttttcttttcgtatCCTGATTTGATCCTCCGAAGAAGCAACGCGAGCAGAGGAAAAGCAAGAAGCAGAAGGGCGAAGACACTTCTCGAATCTTCTCCCcgtcctctttcttcttccccgaAGCAATCGAACCGACTGCTCCCTGCTCCCTTCCGTTTGCGATTGATCCTCAGACGCTCTCAGAATCGAAGCCCGAACCCCACAACACCTTGCGAGCCCAGGAAGGCTTCGCCGCCGACGGTCGGAGAGAGGAGACGATGGACCGGAGAGGGAGGTCGCGAGGGATGATTCCGCTCCTCGCCGTCCACGCTGTGAGCGAGTACTACAGGCTCGAGAGGAAGCCTCCTGTCACCGCCGGCCTCCTCGCCGCCAACACGCTCGCTTACTTGCGGCCCGGCGCGCTCGATTCGCTTCTCCCTCCCATCGACCAAGTCTGGTTCAATCCTCACCTCATTCTCAAGGTGCGTCCCCCGGGGTTCCATGTCCGTGTGCTGTGATCGCGCTTTCGTTCGTCAATTCGTGGTGTTGTAGCTTTTATCTCTACTTTGACCTTGCGAACTTGATTGTGGTTTGGTTACTGTGGAATGTGATGTTGTTTCCCGAAGAATTGAGTATTTGTTCTCTTTGTGTGGGAAATGCTGTCTAACATGGGATCGTCACAATCCCCTGTTCTCGTGATGAATGCTAATTAGTTCATATTTCGCAATTAATCAATTCATAGCGTGAGTCGCCTCTTAAGGCTCCGAAATCAAAACTCGATTTGgtgaactttttttaactttatcaGAGCTCAGGCATAAAGTTTCGTCTATTTGTGATGTGGATAATCTGCGCTTCCTTCGTGCGGGAAATGGTAGTGAATAGTCAAGTCAGCTAGCGGATTCTGCTTTGGCTGATTATATTGCCGGGGTGATTTTTGATCAGTTCTTATTGTGGTGCCTGCAAATTAATATGTGTTATGTTGTGTTcaaattttctcctttcttaAGGTTTTTTGGTCCAACTCCTTTCTTAATGTTGTGAATTCAATCTGTGGTATCTCTTCATTTCATGAAACTTTGGAGCATCCTTTCTTTTTCGATGTGCGATATCTGTTCAGGGAGCAGGGAGCTTCTGAGAATCTTGGGGGATGGATCCTCATTGCTTGATGACTGTCGGATTAAATATCACGCATTGATCGTAAACCGTTT contains:
- the LOC115747770 gene encoding F-box/kelch-repeat protein At1g16250 — translated: MESPHEPIIPGLPDDLALRCLARVSHGFQGLLETVSKKWREVTRGMEYANFKAREGWSGDWLFVLTEGSDNQWVAYDPEADRWHPIPKMPRMHPDWKHTGFSCVCVGDRFLVIGGAYASSDPGYPHQKPIITNDVYQFDPFRKGWTMVSSMQTPRSHFACCVISGKVYVAGGRNLSCPRGLTLAECYNPLSNKWEELPPMPNPQMDCIGLSYNGKFHVLSDQVGLLDQNSSEVFCPLSGLWNTVEDNWPFSRAMQVAVQVIENDRVYTIVDWGESLIKTRDTAKGEWYNVGKVPSVFLPVHSRPLEVFDYGFAGLGHELYVLGGKVLKWEESGAGRFDIVKLGLVRVCDPSKFPLKWRETRPMCLTASGSILGCASLKENSVLQLG